The Zingiber officinale cultivar Zhangliang chromosome 9A, Zo_v1.1, whole genome shotgun sequence genome window below encodes:
- the LOC122020438 gene encoding putative disease resistance protein RGA3 isoform X2 — protein sequence MIGRFALTAFGWLAESIVGALVGKAVNHAVQQFGEQHGVEDDLKKLKDSLANARLKISTIENLWLKDEFLQQRVKDLLIDLKNAAYDADDLLDEFQYRILKQQIEQQGDEAGKRASSSSYSAPPPSKRTKTSIASCTSGLFRKGDDDDDNNNVQKIRKIKGSLDDYSAALEEIYSSLAAEDDRGNKQLVSPASRQTSSFSTEPQLFGRDKELQELKDLLFKPAVASEFGQSGVSVLSIYGMGGIGKTTLAQEVFNDSSVKEYFKLRIWVCVSENFCTDRLTREIIECATTEKCDLTNLDTLQKIVNEKITPERFLLVLDDVWNEDRHKWESLCAPLRSGKPGSKILVTTRSRKIADMVSDADAIHLQGLDVESFWDFFKKCAFGCSHSGAHHPHMEAMAKKMTCKLKGLPLAAKTLGGLLSVKLDEQYWESILDSEIWQLPQEENGIMPVLQLSYQHLPPHLKQCFAFCSLFPKDYKFSESELIGIWMAEGFIVPQGSTRMEELGSNYFHELVNRSFIQGSKRIGFIMHDLIHDLAEFISVGESYRIEKGKFHDIPSTIRHLSIYKDEEELFFERTT from the exons ATGATTGGGAGGTTCGCGCTGACAGCCTTTGGATGGCTCGCGGAGAGCATCGTGGGTGCCTTGGTCGGGAAGGCCGTCAATCACGCTGTTCAACAGTTCGGTGAGCAGCATGGAGTTGAAGATGACCTCAAGAAGCTGAAGGATTCTCTCGCCAACGCCAGGCTGAAGATCAGCACCATCGAGAACTTGTGGCTAAAAGATGAGTTCCTGCAGCAGAGAGTTAAGGACTTGCTGATAGACCTCAAGAATGCTGCTTATGATGCTGATGACTTACTGGATGAATTCCAATACAGAATTCTGAAGCAGCAGATCGAGCAGCAAGGAGATGAGGCTGGTAAACGAGCATCGTCTTCCTCCTACTCTGCTCCCCCTCCAAGCAAAAGGACAAAAACTTCAATTGCAAGTTGTACCAGTGGCCTTTTCAGAaaaggagatgatgatgatgataataataatgtgcagaaaatcaggaaaataaagGGGAGTTTAGATGACTACTCAGCTGCTCTCGAGGAAATTTACAGTTCGCTAGCCGCAGAAGATGATAGAGGAAATAAACAATTAGTGTCCCCGGCGAGCCGGCAAACGAGCTCCTTTTCAACTGAACCTCAATTGTTTGGCAGAGACAAAGAGCTGCAAGAACTCAAGGATTTGTTGTTTAAACCAGCAGTTGCATCTGAATTTGGCCAAAGTGGAGTCTCTGTTTTATCTATTTATGGTATGGGAGGGATTGGGAAGACCACTCTGGCTCAGGAGGTTTTCAATGACAGTAGTGTAAAAGAATACTTTAAGCTCAGAATTTGGGTCTGTGTTTCTGAAAATTTCTGCACAGATAGGCTGACCAGAGAGATTATAGAGTGTGCAACAACGGAGAAGTGTGATCTCACGAATTTAGATACTCTTCAAAAGATTGTCAATGAGAAGATCACGCCAGAGAGATTTCTTCTTGTATTGGACGATGTGTGGAACGAGGACAGACACAAATGGGAGAGCCTCTGTGCGCCATTGAGGTCTGGAAAGCCCGGTAGCAAGATATTGGTAACAACTCGCTCTAGGAAGATTGCTGATATGGTCAGTGATGCGGATGCCATTCATCTGCAAGGTCTTGACGTGGAGAGCTTCTGGGATTTTTTCAAGAAATGTGCATTTGGTTGTTCACATAGTGGTGCTCATCATCCTCATATGGAAGCCATGGCGAAGAAGATGACTTGCAAGCTCAAGGGATTGCCGCTTGCAGCAAAGACTCTAGGAGGGTTGTTGAGCGTGAAATTGGATGAGCAATACTGGGAAAGCATTTTAGATAGTGAAATATGGCAGCTTCCCCAAGAAGAAAATGGGATTATGCCAGTGCTACAACTGAGCTATCAACATCTCCCTCCTCATCTTAAGCAATGCTTTGCATTTTGCTCCTTGTTTCCTAAAGATTACAAGTTTTCTGAATCTGAGTTGATCGGTATTTGGATGGCAGAAGGATTTATAGTGCCTCAAGGAAGTACCAGAATGGAGGAGCTAGGAAGCAACTACTTTCATGAGTTAGTTAACAGGTCATTCATTCAAGGGTCAAAGCGTATAGGATTTATCATGCATGACCTCATACATGATCTTGCAGAATTCATATCTGTGGGTGAATCTTATAGGATTGAAAAAGGCAAGTTCCATGACATTCCTAGCACCATTCGTCATCTTTCAATATACAAAGATGAAGAAG AATTGTTCTTTGAAAGAACTACCTGA
- the LOC122020438 gene encoding putative disease resistance protein RGA1 isoform X1, whose product MIGRFALTAFGWLAESIVGALVGKAVNHAVQQFGEQHGVEDDLKKLKDSLANARLKISTIENLWLKDEFLQQRVKDLLIDLKNAAYDADDLLDEFQYRILKQQIEQQGDEAGKRASSSSYSAPPPSKRTKTSIASCTSGLFRKGDDDDDNNNVQKIRKIKGSLDDYSAALEEIYSSLAAEDDRGNKQLVSPASRQTSSFSTEPQLFGRDKELQELKDLLFKPAVASEFGQSGVSVLSIYGMGGIGKTTLAQEVFNDSSVKEYFKLRIWVCVSENFCTDRLTREIIECATTEKCDLTNLDTLQKIVNEKITPERFLLVLDDVWNEDRHKWESLCAPLRSGKPGSKILVTTRSRKIADMVSDADAIHLQGLDVESFWDFFKKCAFGCSHSGAHHPHMEAMAKKMTCKLKGLPLAAKTLGGLLSVKLDEQYWESILDSEIWQLPQEENGIMPVLQLSYQHLPPHLKQCFAFCSLFPKDYKFSESELIGIWMAEGFIVPQGSTRMEELGSNYFHELVNRSFIQGSKRIGFIMHDLIHDLAEFISVGESYRIEKGKFHDIPSTIRHLSIYKDEEGIGTRLLTEFSHCNKLRTLLLRGFTSMSFNFDCSVLERFKNIHVLVLQNCSLKELPDSIGKLIHLRYLDLSKNNFQRLPESLCDLYNLQTLKLYYCSNLEGLPHGMTKLINLRKLDGAGRFIPKITEVGKLTSLQNLYDFKVTKYNGHKLPELNGLKQLRGKLRITNLENVENKDEANIASLKSKEHLDELVLEWTSMQESDSDINLHISEQVLEGLQPHHNLQRLTIRGYNGARPPNWLHKQVYSRLESLHLENCKRWNDLSAIGQLSQLKSLSLVRTPVQTKNTHKLFDPKVCKFFSQLENLVLEGITMLEDLPNLGQLPCLTYICIQSLLGVKKIGDKFFAMTEEGRCFPRLRTLRFTEMPAWEEFYGSDDRNLFPCLEDFDISNCQKLQMLPPLPPSLQQLKLNNVGLVYCPRFWKAFDECSSTTTSVSLTYLSIQNCPNLTSLDQVLLPHHLFPCLKDLYISNCQKLQMLPPLPPSIQVLQLNNVGLVDCPRFWKAFDEGSSTTNSASLTYLSIQNCPNLTSLDQVLLPHHLFPCLVDLDISNCQKLQMLPPLPPSIQVLQLNNVGLVDCPRFWKAFDEGSSTTNSASLTYLSIQNCPNLTSLEPGLLSHHLKAIDLKKCERLSWVSVKRLKELASLCSLSIKECPKLMGMTPDEYIDFQLPPSIEKLCLSDCGNLSKSLPGCLHNLTSLTFLSISKCPTLVALPVEPSLRLTCLEIQNCNELRSVEELPIKNVDVLQMRGCPKLLLPQTKKLPLWKLEIDDTAFMKQPIIKNSLSSVSELTISSSREAAMFEGEDQKSLQSLTSLHFFCFSDCKNLQSLPAKLYTLKSLRFLGIYNCPQIQSLPEKGLPPSLTDLEFKGCDPALEQQLVRHLTEIKKSWLIPHH is encoded by the coding sequence ATGATTGGGAGGTTCGCGCTGACAGCCTTTGGATGGCTCGCGGAGAGCATCGTGGGTGCCTTGGTCGGGAAGGCCGTCAATCACGCTGTTCAACAGTTCGGTGAGCAGCATGGAGTTGAAGATGACCTCAAGAAGCTGAAGGATTCTCTCGCCAACGCCAGGCTGAAGATCAGCACCATCGAGAACTTGTGGCTAAAAGATGAGTTCCTGCAGCAGAGAGTTAAGGACTTGCTGATAGACCTCAAGAATGCTGCTTATGATGCTGATGACTTACTGGATGAATTCCAATACAGAATTCTGAAGCAGCAGATCGAGCAGCAAGGAGATGAGGCTGGTAAACGAGCATCGTCTTCCTCCTACTCTGCTCCCCCTCCAAGCAAAAGGACAAAAACTTCAATTGCAAGTTGTACCAGTGGCCTTTTCAGAaaaggagatgatgatgatgataataataatgtgcagaaaatcaggaaaataaagGGGAGTTTAGATGACTACTCAGCTGCTCTCGAGGAAATTTACAGTTCGCTAGCCGCAGAAGATGATAGAGGAAATAAACAATTAGTGTCCCCGGCGAGCCGGCAAACGAGCTCCTTTTCAACTGAACCTCAATTGTTTGGCAGAGACAAAGAGCTGCAAGAACTCAAGGATTTGTTGTTTAAACCAGCAGTTGCATCTGAATTTGGCCAAAGTGGAGTCTCTGTTTTATCTATTTATGGTATGGGAGGGATTGGGAAGACCACTCTGGCTCAGGAGGTTTTCAATGACAGTAGTGTAAAAGAATACTTTAAGCTCAGAATTTGGGTCTGTGTTTCTGAAAATTTCTGCACAGATAGGCTGACCAGAGAGATTATAGAGTGTGCAACAACGGAGAAGTGTGATCTCACGAATTTAGATACTCTTCAAAAGATTGTCAATGAGAAGATCACGCCAGAGAGATTTCTTCTTGTATTGGACGATGTGTGGAACGAGGACAGACACAAATGGGAGAGCCTCTGTGCGCCATTGAGGTCTGGAAAGCCCGGTAGCAAGATATTGGTAACAACTCGCTCTAGGAAGATTGCTGATATGGTCAGTGATGCGGATGCCATTCATCTGCAAGGTCTTGACGTGGAGAGCTTCTGGGATTTTTTCAAGAAATGTGCATTTGGTTGTTCACATAGTGGTGCTCATCATCCTCATATGGAAGCCATGGCGAAGAAGATGACTTGCAAGCTCAAGGGATTGCCGCTTGCAGCAAAGACTCTAGGAGGGTTGTTGAGCGTGAAATTGGATGAGCAATACTGGGAAAGCATTTTAGATAGTGAAATATGGCAGCTTCCCCAAGAAGAAAATGGGATTATGCCAGTGCTACAACTGAGCTATCAACATCTCCCTCCTCATCTTAAGCAATGCTTTGCATTTTGCTCCTTGTTTCCTAAAGATTACAAGTTTTCTGAATCTGAGTTGATCGGTATTTGGATGGCAGAAGGATTTATAGTGCCTCAAGGAAGTACCAGAATGGAGGAGCTAGGAAGCAACTACTTTCATGAGTTAGTTAACAGGTCATTCATTCAAGGGTCAAAGCGTATAGGATTTATCATGCATGACCTCATACATGATCTTGCAGAATTCATATCTGTGGGTGAATCTTATAGGATTGAAAAAGGCAAGTTCCATGACATTCCTAGCACCATTCGTCATCTTTCAATATACAAAGATGAAGAAGGTATTGGGACCAGACTTTTAACAGAATTCTCTCATTGCAATAAATTACGGACTTTGTTGTTAAGGGGATTCACTAGCatgagttttaattttgattgCAGTGttttggaaagatttaaaaatattCATGTGCTTGTCTTGCAGAATTGTTCTTTGAAAGAACTACCTGATAGTATTGGCAAGTTGATACATCTCCGCTATCTTGACTtatctaaaaataattttcaaaggttgCCTGAGTCATTATGCGACTTGTACAATTTGCAGACATTGAAATTATATTATTGTTCTAACTTAGAAGGTCTCCCACATGGCATGACGAAATTGATCAACTTGAGGAAGCTTGATGGAGCAGGTAGATTTATTCCCAAGATAACAGAGGTCGGGAAGCTTACTTCTCTTCAAAATTTATATGATTTCAAAGTGACAAAGTATAATGGACACAAACTTCCTGAATTAAACGGTTTGAAACAGCTCCGGGGAAAACTACGTATAACTAATCTTGAGAATGTGGAGAACAAGGATGAAGCAAATATTGCTAGTTTGAAGAGTAAAGAACACCTCGATGAGTTGGTGCTAGAATGGACATCTATGCAAGAATCCGATTCAGACATTAATTTACACATCTCAGAACAGGTGCTTGAAGGTCTCCAGCCGCATCACAACCTACAAAGGCTGACAATCAGAGGATATAATGGAGCTAGACCTCCCAATTGGCTACACAAACAAGTATATTCTAGATTGGAATCTCTCCATCTTGAAAATTGTAAAAGGTGGAACGATCTGTCAGCTATTGGGCAACTATCACAGTTAAAGTCCCTCTCCCTTGTGAGAACTCCAGTCCAGACTAAAAATACACACAAATTGTTCGATCCCAAAGTCTGCAAGTTCTTCTCCCAACTAGAAAATTTGGTACTAGAGGGTATTACCATGTTGGAGGATCTCCCAAATCTTGGACAACTTCCATGCCTGACGTATATTTGCATTCAGAGTTTGCTGGGAGTGAAGAAGATAGGTGATAAATTCTTTGCCATGACAGAGGAAGGCCGTTGCTTTCCTAGACTACGTACTCTCCGTTTCACAGAAATGCCGGCATGGGAAGAGTTCTATGGCTCCGATGATAGAAATCTATTTCCCTGTTTGGAGGATTTTGATATTTCAAATTGCCAAAAGCTGCAGATGTTACCTCCCCTTCCTCCTTCATtacaacaattaaaattaaataacgtTGGGCTGGTATATTGTCCAAGATTCTGGAAAGCATTTGATGAATGTAGCAGCACAACTACTTCTGTATCTCTTACGTATTTGTCCATTCAGAATTGTCCAAATTTGACAAGTCTAGATCAAGTATTACTACCACACCATCTATTTCCCTGCTTGAAGGATCTTTATATTTCAAATTGCCAAAAGCTGCAGATGTTACCTCCCCTTCCTCCTTCAATACAAGTATTACAATTAAATAACGTTGGGCTGGTAGATTGTCCAAGATTCTGGAAAGCATTTGATGAAGGTAGCAGTACAACTAATTCTGCATCTCTTACGTATTTGTCCATTCAGAATTGTCCAAATTTGACAAGTCTAGATCAAGTATTACTACCACACCATCTATTTCCCTGCTTGGTGGATCTTGATATTTCAAATTGCCAAAAGCTGCAGATGTTACCTCCCCTTCCTCCTTCAATACAAGTATTACAATTAAATAACGTTGGGCTGGTAGATTGTCCAAGATTCTGGAAAGCATTTGATGAAGGTAGCAGTACAACTAATTCTGCATCTCTTACGTATTTGTCCATTCAGAATTGTCCAAATTTGACAAGTCTAGAACCAGGGTTACTATCACACCATCTAAAGGCGATTGATCTAAAAAAATGTGAACGATTGTCGTGGGTGTCAGTCAAAAGGTTGAAAGAACTCGCCTCTTTATGTTCATTGTCAATAAAGGAGTGCCCGAAGCTCATGGGCATGACACCAGATGAGTACATTGATTTCCAACTCCCGCCATCAATTGAAAAACTATGTTTGTCTGAttgtggaaatctttccaaatcACTGCCTGGCTGCCTGCATAACCTTACCTCGTTGACTTTCTTGTCGATAAGCAAATGTCCCACTCTAGTTGCTTTGCCAGTAGAACCATCGCTTAGATTGACTTGTCTAGAAATCCAGAATTGCAATGAGTTGAGATCAGTAGAAGAGCTACCAATAAAAAATGTGGACGTCTTGCAGATGAGAGGATGTCCTAAGCTTCTACTTCCACAAACAAAGAAATTGCCACTGTGGAAGTTAGAGATTGATGACACAGCGTTTATGAAACAACCTATCATTAAAAATTCATTATCATCTGTCTCTGAACTTACAATCTCATCCTCTCGTGAAGCGGCGATGTTTGAGGGGGAAGATCAGAAGTCACTGCAAAGCTTGACATCTCTCCATTTCTTTTGTTTCTCTGATTGCAAGAATCTACAATCCCTGCCAGCAAAATTGTACACGCTTAAGTCCCTTCGGTTTTTGGGGATATATAATTGCCCACAAATTCAGTCTCTGCCAGAGAAGGGGTTACCTCCTTCCCTCACAGATCTAGAATTTAAAGGCTGTGATCCGGCACTGGAGCAGCAGTTGGTAAGACACTTGACAGAGATTAAGAAGTCATGGCTTATTCCACATCATTAA